From the Pseudomonas syringae KCTC 12500 genome, the window ACCCTGTAAGCGCGCATGGGCGGCCAATTGCCAGCCGTTTATACGAAATAGCGACAACGCCTTACATTTCAAACGCACGTTCGTTCCTCTGGTTCGGAAATTGCTACCCAATGCCTGTCTGGCACTTGCCGGTAGCACGCTTCGCGTATTCCCAACGCCCCATTTAAGGTTTTAAGGACTGAACAATGAAAAAAGCATGGCTGACTCTTTCTGCACTGGCTCTGTGCATCGCCGCCGGTAACACCATGGCCAAGGAATACAAGGAACTGCGCTTTGGCGTCGATCCATCCTACGCACCGTTCGAATCAAAAGCGGCCGATGGCAGCCTGGTCGGCTTCGATATCGATCTGGGCAATGCGATCTGCAAAGAGCTGAAAGTCACCTGCAAATGGGTCGAAAGCGACTTCGACGGCATGATCCCCGGCCTCAAGGCACGCAAATTCGACGGCGTCATTTCCTCGATGACCGTGACCCCTGCTCGCGAAAAAGTCATCGACTTCTCCAACGAACTGTTCTCCGGCCCGACCTCGCTGGTGTTCAAGAAGGGTGCAGGCTTTACCGCCGACCCGGCCAGCCTGAAAGGCAAGACCGTGGGTTATGAGCAAGGCACCATCCAGGAAGCCTACGCCAAGGCCGTACTGGACAAGGCAGGTATTTCCACCAAGGCCTATGCCAACCAAGACCAGGTTTACTCCGACCTGACCTCCGGTCGTCTCGACGCCTCGATCCAGGACATGCTACAGGCCGAACTGGGCTTCCTGAAATCGCCGGCCGGTGCTGACTACGAAGTCAGCAAGCCTATCGACAGCGAACTGCTGCCAGCCAAAACCGCCATCGGCATTGCCCAGGGCAACAAGGAACTCAAAGCGCTGCTGGATAAAGGCATCGAGGCGATGCATAAAGACGGCACCTACGCTGAAATCCAGAAAAAACACTTTGGCGACCTGAACCTCTACAGCGGTAAATAACACCCCGACGCCCATCGATTTCGGCGATCATTCGTCGCCCGATCGGTGGGCGTTTTTGTTGGTAACAAGGCCTATCCATGCTCGATGCACTCATGCAAAACCTGGGACTCTCGGCATTCAGCCTGAAGGGCTTTGGCCCGCTGTTGCTGGAAGGCACCTGGATGACCGTCAAACTGGCTGTGCTGTCGCTTGCTCTGAGCATTCTGCTC encodes:
- a CDS encoding transporter substrate-binding domain-containing protein, encoding MKKAWLTLSALALCIAAGNTMAKEYKELRFGVDPSYAPFESKAADGSLVGFDIDLGNAICKELKVTCKWVESDFDGMIPGLKARKFDGVISSMTVTPAREKVIDFSNELFSGPTSLVFKKGAGFTADPASLKGKTVGYEQGTIQEAYAKAVLDKAGISTKAYANQDQVYSDLTSGRLDASIQDMLQAELGFLKSPAGADYEVSKPIDSELLPAKTAIGIAQGNKELKALLDKGIEAMHKDGTYAEIQKKHFGDLNLYSGK